TCATTCCAGGGTGtcccagggcaggtgtgttcAGATGAGGTTCCCCCTTCAGTTCCTCCTCCAGGATACCAGGGATGTGAGGGCTTTGGAATGAGGTGTCAGCAACAAAGCAGTTGAGCAGAGGAGCTCAGGTCCTGCCAAAACTGAGAGAAATACCTGCTATTCAAGAACAGGGGAAGTTATACAGGGCCCAGACTTGCCAGACTTTGTATCAATGCCAGTAAGACTCAGGGCTGGAAAGCTGCAGCCTAAGACAAACTCTTAATTACTTCCACTGAGTCCTCAGGGGAAAGGCTGGTCAGAGGAGCTTCATGGGTTCCTAGAGCAGTGCCTGCACAGAAACCTGTAGAGATGGCCATCAATAATGCCCAAGGCTGTATCTCCCTGCTAAAGAGTATCACATTGTTTCATCCTCTTTTCCTCCAGGTCACAGAATCAGCTACCTCCTTCCCCATACTTCTGCCTGCTGTCACTCATCATGCCTCGGGGCCTGAAGAGTAAGCTTCGTGCCCGTGAAAAACGCCGCCAGGCTCGAGAAGAACCCAGTGGTCTGGTGGAAGCTCAGGCTGCTGCACCAGAGGAGGAAGAGTCTGCTTCTTCCCCTTCTGCTCATTTCAAAGATGTTCCCCAGAGCTCACCTACCACCGGAACACCTAGCAGTCTTCAAGTATCTGCGAGAGTCCGCTCTGCCACCATGACCGCTGCAGGTGTTTCAAACACAAGATTTAATGAAGGTGCCACCAATCAAAGGGAAGAAAGAGCGAATGCCATACAGGCCCAAGATGCCCTTGAGCACTGGCCCAAAGGCCCCATAGACAAGAAGGTTGCTATGTTAGTGCATTACCTTCTGTATAAGTATCAAATGAAAGAGCCCGTTACCAAGGCAGATATGCTGAGAAATGTAATCCAGATGTATAAGAATCACTTCTATGAGATTCTTAGAAAAGCCTCTGATCATTTGGAGCTGGTTTTTGGCCTTGATGTGAAGGAAGTGGATCCCAACAGGAATACTTATGTCCTTGTCAACAAACTGGAATTAAGCTATGATTCAAAGCTGAGTGATGATAGAGAGGTTCCCAAGACCGGTCTGCTGATGACTGTTCTGGGTGTGATCTTCACAAAGGGCAACCGTGCCACTGAAGAGCAAGTATGGGAAGTGCTGAATATGATGGGGTTATATGCTGGGAGGAATAACTTCATCTATGGGGAGCCCAGGAAGCTCATCACCAAAGATTTGGTGCAGGAAAATTACCTAGAGTACCGCCAGGTGCCTGATAGTGATCCTCCTCGCTATGAGTTCCTGTGGGGTCCAAGAGCCCACGCCGAAACCAGCAAGATGAAAGTTCTCGAGTTTGTGGCCAAGATCCATGATACGGTCCCCACTGCTTTCCCCACCTGGTATGAGGAGGCTCTGAGAGATGAGGAAGAGAGAGCccgagccagagctgcagccagggcTCGCACTGCTGCCATAGCCAGTGCACGCTCCAAGGCCATAGCCAGCAGCTTTTCTGGCCCTAAGTGAAGGCTGAAGAAGATTATTTACTACATGTTTGAAGAGAACAGCTAATGTTCTCATTAGTGGAAGGTTGGTGTAGGGCTGGAGAAAACAGAGTATATTAACCTATTTGTGTTCCTGTTCTATGTAGTAACTTGGACAAATTTGTCTAAATATTGTTccttttaatagaaaatttaacTTAAGAATCTGAGTTTATGATGATATAAGTCACACAGTTATTGATGTTTTACGAGGCTTAGAAGTAAGAGTTTTACTGTATATAGAACAGATTGGAAAAGTTTCCATCTTATTTAGTTATTTGTAATGTGATGTCATTAGATTATGATTTCCTTTGAAATGTGCaaagaaatcaacaataaaatgGTTGGgatcaaaaatagagaaaaaaagtaaaagataataaatttttacATTACCTTATCACACTTTGTTGTTCTATAAAATTAAGAGCTGTATACTTGGATGTGCCTTCTTTATCCAAGAATGTAGTATTAATTGCATCCTAATAAACTAGAGCTCTTGCACaatgtctcatttatttctcaaacaTCCCTTGAGTGTCTGCTCTTTGGAAGGCTCTGTGCTACTACTGGGAATGTCAGGATAAACAAGACACACCTTGTCCATAGAACTGTAGAGTCCAGGAACAGCTATCAAGTAAGGAAAATGGTGAGATACACCCTAAGACCTAAGGAcaggccagaaggaggagaggacATGGGAGGATCCAGAAGTGAGCAGTCAAAGGTAAATACCCTGAGGCCATTGAGTTCTTGAAACTACAAGTCCCTCAGTGTGAGTGGGTGCTGTGGAAAGCTGGGAGGTGGGTCAGAGGAGGCTGTGGGAGTGGTGGGCAGGAGCCAGACCCTCAGTAGGTGTGTCCAAAGTAGAGATATTAAAGCCTGGAATGGAAAACTACTTCTAGCAGTTACTTTTGAGTTATGGATAAACCAGAGAATTCTACACCTGGAATAAGAACGGAAGGTGACCTGCATCCTTTCCAGTGTCCTTTTCCCAGTGCATCTGAGCACAGTACATGAACTGTGTGTTTTATGCCCATCAACCCCAAGGAGTTTCTGAGAAATAGGGGTGATACTCATAGGACATGCATATGCTCAGAAACTACTATGCTAGCAATACTGCTGGCTCTGGAATGGGAGAGACAGAATCTGCTACATATGAAGTTCATTTTATTAGGTTGTCTTATGTGTAATTTGACAAACTTCAAGTGAAGGCTAGATTTTTAATGGGactgaaataaaatagaggaagTTTGGATAGAAGGATAGTTGGAAGAGATGGAAGCAGTTGGTTCTTATTCCAAATTCTGAAATCCTTTAATTCCATCCAATTAGGGAAGACTCCCATACACACACAATAAACATATCCTCAAAAATTTATATAGTAAGTAATTTAGTTTTACTGGCTAAGCATTACATTAGCTGATTTGATGTACTTTGTCATAGGATgcccaatattctctgatatcttttagatttaaaaaaatcacagagaagaTTTTGGTAGGGTCTGGGgtcaaataataatagtaataaccaaaaattattaaaagactCCATACTTGCCAGACACTGTGACTGGTGCTTCCATACATTACATACATCCCAGGAGTCCTATACAGCAGGGCTTATCAAACTCATTTCATAGAAAAGCCTCATAGAGCTTTGCAATTTTCCTGAGTTCACATGGCTCATGGGTGTCAGAATGAGGACCGGGCCTCTGGTCGGAATTAATCTAGGGCAGTTCACTATTCCACTTGAATAAAGCAGATGTCCTGTCTCTTAATTCAGTCTCACTCTGAACAGTACACAAGGCCTCTCAGGCAATGAAATGAATTACCCTTAGTACATTAGTTGCCAATGTACTAATAATCTCAGgtatgatataaaaattaaagtgaaaattaaaagcaactcAGGATAGGCTATGGGCTTCATTTACCTAGGCTCCTCCTGCCCACAGCCCTAGAGTTCCACAAGAGTTGACTCTGCCCTAGTGCCAAAACTTCCAGAATTATCTCTCTCTTGCCCTGGGTCTTCCTCCT
Above is a genomic segment from Sus scrofa isolate TJ Tabasco breed Duroc chromosome X, Sscrofa11.1, whole genome shotgun sequence containing:
- the LOC110255254 gene encoding melanoma-associated antigen B10-like, whose protein sequence is MPRGLKSKLRAREKRRQAREEPSGLVEAQAAAPEEEESASSPSAHFKDVPQSSPTTGTPSSLQVSARVRSATMTAAGVSNTRFNEGATNQREERANAIQAQDALEHWPKGPIDKKVAMLVHYLLYKYQMKEPVTKADMLRNVIQMYKNHFYEILRKASDHLELVFGLDVKEVDPNRNTYVLVNKLELSYDSKLSDDREVPKTGLLMTVLGVIFTKGNRATEEQVWEVLNMMGLYAGRNNFIYGEPRKLITKDLVQENYLEYRQVPDSDPPRYEFLWGPRAHAETSKMKVLEFVAKIHDTVPTAFPTWYEEALRDEEERARARAAARARTAAIASARSKAIASSFSGPK